A stretch of the Capsicum annuum cultivar UCD-10X-F1 chromosome 10, UCD10Xv1.1, whole genome shotgun sequence genome encodes the following:
- the LOC124887740 gene encoding uncharacterized protein LOC124887740 → MAKLSNLLINILLLEAIQEIPGYVKLMKKLMSKKKLVEADTVEFTHGCSDVMDSKVAGNKNDPGAFTIPCTIRILEFAKALCNLGAIIKLMPFVICKKFGLDAPTPTFMRLLMVDRSIKRLVGILFDVIVKVDMFILLADFVVLGCEMDQEVPIILVHPFLATGRVIIDLEMREMKFRVQEDEVSFKICKTKKQTAELQVIFVVDMEKHASGLKGWEKVEHEELATNQLQVLRPRSQSAVAAMQTRSWLMITEGFPLSVPGIPPAASVIPPFVKEFGYVPEYDIPSLRVQSLSSFPLLVGLLLARVFVPLITLDPIMSSEGKKRCKRCSQRLVEVIFSCRRFGLPEMTWDQFDEAFLDWFGPYSLRNQIIDEFDHLE, encoded by the exons ATGGCAAAACTTAGCAATCTATTGATAAATATCCTGTTGCTCGAAGCAATCCAAGAAATCCCAGGATatgttaaattaatgaaaaagttgatgtccaaAAAGAAACTTGTTGAAGCTGACACCGTTGAGTTTACTCATGGGTGTAGTGATGTCATGGATAGTAAGGTTGCGGGAAATAAAAATGACCCCGGAGCATTTACTATTCCTTGCACAATCAGGATTCTTGAGTTTGCAAAGGCGTTATGTAACCTTGGTGCGATCATCAAGTTAATGCCTTTTGTGATATGCAAGAAGTTTGGATTGGATGCCCCTACACCGACCTTTATGCGACTCTTAATGGTGGACCGGTCCATCAAAAGGCTAGTGGGAATTTTGTTTGATGTCATTGTTAAAGTGGACATGTTTATACTCCTGGCGGACTTTGTGGTGTTGGGttgtgaaatggaccaagaggtaCCTATCATCCTTGTTCATCCTTTCTTGGCCACTGGAAGGGTCATTATCGACTTGGAGATGAGAGAAATGAAATTTAGGGTACAAGAGGATGAGGTATCTTTCAAAATTTGCAAAACAAAGAAGCAAACTGCAGAGCTCCAAGTTATTTTCGTGGTGGATATGGAGA AGCATGCTAGTGGCCTAAAAGGTTGGGAAAAAGTTGAACATGAGGAGCTAGCAACAAACCAGCTTCAGGTATTACGACCGCGATCACAGTCCGCTGTTGCAGCAATGCAAACGCGGTCATGGCTCATGATCACG GAAGGTTTTCCTTTGAGTGTGCCTGGTATTCCTCCAGCTGCAAGTGTTATACCCCCATTTGTGAAagagtttggttatg TACCTGAGTATGACATTCCGAGTTTGAGAGTTCAATCTTTATCTTCATTTCCTCTTCTAGTTGGATTATTGCTAGCCCGAGTCTTTGTGCCTCTTATTACTTTGGATCCTATTATGTCTTCTGAGGGTAAAAAGAGGTGCAAGAGATGTAGCCAAAGGTTGGTGGAGGTCATTTTTAGTTGCAGACGTTTTGGTTTGccagagatgacttgggatcagtttgatGAGGCCTTTCTGGACTGGTTTGggccttatagtttgaggaatCAGATAatagatgagtttgatcacttggagtag